Below is a window of Paraburkholderia kururiensis DNA.
GCGCTGCGCGACGGCGTGCTGCTACACGGCGAGGCGAAGCCGATTGCAGCCGTGGCCGCCGAGGCACGCGGCGCTCACGAACTGGTACTCACGGTGCTCGAAGGCAAGTACCACCAGGTCAAACGCATGGTGGCCGCGGCAGGCAATCGCGTAGAAGCGCTGCATCGCGAGCGGATTGGCGGATGGACGCTGCCCGCGAGTCTCGCGGCCGGCGCCTGGCAGTGGCTCGACGACGCCGATCTCGCGGCGTTGCGCGAGGGATAAGACCGCGACCGTTCGACGCCATGCGCAGCTCTGTTGGACGGCACACACAACGCCCTTCGAAACAGGCTCCATGTGTTGCGTTGCCACATGTCTCGCGCCACATCGCGCCCTATACTTGGCTACAGAACGACGACAAACAGTCAAGGGAGACGTGCCATGGTCATCTACGACACGTTCAAGATTTCATACACGATGATTGCGTTCATCTGCATGGCGGCGATTCTCATCGGAGCGCTGCTGGCGGCCATGCATGCGCGTCATCAGTACCGGCCAAACCTGATCGGCGCATTGATCGGCGCGTTGCTGTGCTTCGTTCTGCTCGAGGCGCTGCCGTCTTTCACCTGAACGCCGGTGCCTGCGCCGTGAGCCACGTGTGGTATGTGATTGCCACGCGCACCGACTGCGCGCTTGTCACTTTCGCGCGGCAGTGACCGTGCGCAGGAAGTCCTCCACGTGCGGATAGCGCAGGCGCACGCCTAGCTCCCGCTTGAGGCGCCGGTTCGAAAGCCGCCGTGACTCGCGCATGAACGAGAGCAACGTGGCGTCGAGCGTCTTCTCGGCTTCGTCGCGCGACACGCGTGGCGCACGCGCGAGACCGAACGCGTCTGCCACGCGATCGAAATACTCCGCCATCTTCAGTTCGCTGTCGTCGCTTGCATGCACGGCGCGGCCCGGCCGGCCGTGCGTCGCCATGCGCAGGAGGATGGCGGCAAGGTCGTCGGCGTGAATGTGGTTGGTGTAGACGTCGTCGGCATCGATCAAGGCAGGCGTGCCCTTTTCCAGACGCGCAAGCGGCAGGCGATTTGCCGCGTAAATACCGGGAATGCGCGCGATGCTGGCCCGCACCGCGCTGCGGGCGGTGGCCGCACGCAGTTGCCGTTCCGCGGAAACGCGGCGCATGGCGCGCGCGTTCGCGGGACGCACGGGGCGCGTCTCGTCGATGCTCGCACCGCCGCAGTCGCCGTACACGCCCGTGGTGCTCGCATACACGAGGCGAACCGGCACGCGGCGCACCGGACGGGCGGCAGCCCGGCCCACCCCCTCGGGTACAATAGGCGCCTTGCCGCGCGGCACACCGATTGCGGCGCCCGTTGCGGGAGCGGCCAGCGTCGCGAAGCGGCCCACAAGACCGCCTGCGGACCGACGTCCCCGGAACTGCGCACGCTGCAGATACCGCGCCGGTCGTCGACGCGGCGCGGCAAGCGCGGCCAACAGGGCACGCGTGCGGGTGTCGGCGTCGCCGGCCTTCGGTGGTGGCGCGAGGTGCAGCACGACAGGCGCAAGTCCGGCAAGGCGTGCAAGGCTCGTTCGCACGTCGAGGTCCCCGACCAGCGGAATCGTGCCGGCCGCGCGCAGTTCGCCGGCGCGTGCAGCGTGGCTCGTCAGCGCAAAGACGCGCGAGCGGGGCAAGAGGCGCGCGACGCAGCGCAAGCCGACGTCGCCACAGCCGACAATCAGCACGCGCGGCCGGCGCAAGGTTCGTGTCGCGATCATGGTGGACGCAATTCTAGCCGTCATGCGCGGCGCTCACAGGTTTCCGACTCTTCGTTCTCTTCGTATATGGCATTCAACGTAACGCTCAAACAAAGCGGCCGTCAGTTCCAGGTGGAACCCGACGAGCCGGTGCTCACCGCCGCCCTGCGTCAGGGCATCGGGCTGCCGTACGGCTGCAAGAACGGCGCGTGCGGTTCGTGCAAGGGCTCGGTGGTATCGGGGCAGATCGAACAGGGCGCGCATTCGTCGTCGGCGCTTTCCAACGACGAGCGCACGCGCGGCATGGCGCTCTTCTGCTGCGCAACGGCGCAGACCGATCTCGAAATCGACGTGCGCGAAGTGGCGGGCGTGGGCGACATTCAGGTGCGCAAACTGCCGTGCCGCGTGATGTCGATCGAACGCAAGGCCGACGACGTCGTCGTACTCAAGCTGCAGTTGCCCGCGAACGAACGCCTGCAGTACCTCGCGGGCCAGTACCTGGAATTCGTGCTGAAAGACGGCTCGCGCCGCAGCTATTCGATGGCCACCGCGCCGCACGAGGAAGGTCCCATCGAGCTGCACATCCGCCACATGCCCGGCGGCAAGTTCACCGACCACGTGTTCGGCGCCATGAAAGAGCGCGACATCCTGCGTTTCGAGGCACCGCTCGGCACGTTCTTCCTGCGCGAGGAATCGGACAAGCCTATCGTGCTGCTCGCCTCGGGCACCGGTTTTGCGCCGATCAAGGCCATCGTCGAGCACGCCGCGTTCAAGAACATCGGGCGCCCGATGACGCTCTACTGGGGCGCACGCCAGCGCAAAGACCTGTACCTGATGGAGCTCGCCGAGCAGTGGGCGAAGGACATTCCCAACTTCCGCTTCGTGCCGGTTCTGTCAGAACCCGATGCGGCCGACGCCTGGACAGGGCGCACGGGCTTCGTTCATCGCGCCGTCATCGAAGACCTGCCAGACTTGTCGGGCTACCAGGTGTACGCGTGCGGCGCACCGGTGATGGTGGAATCGGCGCAGCGCGACTTCACGCAGCACCACGGGCTGCCGGCCGATGAGTTCTACGCGGATTCGTTCACGAGCGCAGCCGATCTGGCCAATCCCGTCTAGGCGTGTTTTCGAGCGCCTCGAACACGGCGGGCCAAGCCGCAAAAAAGTGCCCGCCGTGCGAAATTCATGGTTTACACCGGCGTTCGCGTTGTCGTATTCTTTCGCGCATGAACCGCATCCTGTCCGAACTCCGACGTCGCCGCTCGCTGCACCCATAGTGGGGGCCTGGCTACGTCACGGACTCGCGCGCTACTCGCTGCACCACGCGCAAGCTGTTCGAATCATGAAAGCCACGGACGTCCGTGGCTTTTGTTTTTTCCGCTCCCTTTTTCAACCTTCTAGCCCGTTTGCCGGAGCCTGTCGCCATGAAATTCACCGAGTACCCGATCGAGTCGCTGATGTACATCACCAACCGGCCCGAAATCGTTTTCACGCATGGCAAGGGGTCGTGGATCTACGACAACGAAGGCAAGCGCTACCTCGACTTCATTCAGGGCTGGGCCGTCAACAGCCTGGGGCACTGCAACGACGGCATGATCGAAGCGCTCGAAAAGCAGGCGCGCCTGTTGATCAATCCGTCGCCGGCCTTCTATAACGAGCCGATGGCCAAGCTCGCCGGGCTGCTCACCGAGCACAGCTGCTTCGACAAGGTGTTCTTCGCCAACAGCGGCGCGGAAGCCAACGAAGGCGCCATCAAGCTCGCGCGCAAGTGGGGC
It encodes the following:
- a CDS encoding NAD-dependent epimerase/dehydratase family protein, which produces MIATRTLRRPRVLIVGCGDVGLRCVARLLPRSRVFALTSHAARAGELRAAGTIPLVGDLDVRTSLARLAGLAPVVLHLAPPPKAGDADTRTRALLAALAAPRRRPARYLQRAQFRGRRSAGGLVGRFATLAAPATGAAIGVPRGKAPIVPEGVGRAAARPVRRVPVRLVYASTTGVYGDCGGASIDETRPVRPANARAMRRVSAERQLRAATARSAVRASIARIPGIYAANRLPLARLEKGTPALIDADDVYTNHIHADDLAAILLRMATHGRPGRAVHASDDSELKMAEYFDRVADAFGLARAPRVSRDEAEKTLDATLLSFMRESRRLSNRRLKRELGVRLRYPHVEDFLRTVTAARK
- a CDS encoding CDP-6-deoxy-delta-3,4-glucoseen reductase codes for the protein MAFNVTLKQSGRQFQVEPDEPVLTAALRQGIGLPYGCKNGACGSCKGSVVSGQIEQGAHSSSALSNDERTRGMALFCCATAQTDLEIDVREVAGVGDIQVRKLPCRVMSIERKADDVVVLKLQLPANERLQYLAGQYLEFVLKDGSRRSYSMATAPHEEGPIELHIRHMPGGKFTDHVFGAMKERDILRFEAPLGTFFLREESDKPIVLLASGTGFAPIKAIVEHAAFKNIGRPMTLYWGARQRKDLYLMELAEQWAKDIPNFRFVPVLSEPDAADAWTGRTGFVHRAVIEDLPDLSGYQVYACGAPVMVESAQRDFTQHHGLPADEFYADSFTSAADLANPV